Within Ascochyta rabiei chromosome 4, complete sequence, the genomic segment GGCAACCTCGAGCTGGCCAGCGGCCAGTACGAGGGTGTACAGATCGCCGCCAGAGCAGTACTCCATGACCTCGCAGTATACACCCTTCTCGTCCTGGAGCAGGTCGAGGGTGGTGATGACGTTGGGGTGCTGCATGGAAGACGATATGCAGAACTCGGAGGTGAGACGCTTCTGGTACTTCTTGGCAGACTCGTTGGGCCGCTGCTTGAACTCCTTCACAGCGTAGAGCTGCTCACGCCTCGAGTCCTTCGGGTCCTGTTTGTGGGCGACTCGAACGATGCCGAAAGCTCCGCGCCCAACCACCTCTTGACATTTGCCGTACTTTTGCACCAGTGTCTGCGGCAGGTTGTTGGGAGAGTGCTTTGCTTCGGCGAGCTTTTCCTTCTCGTTGCGCATAACGTCGACCCAGTTTGACATGAGACTAAGAGGCTGGTCCGCGGGGTtgtcttccttcttcttgcccaGCATCAGGTTCTGGAACATGTCGGACAGCTTCTCCTGGCGTTTGGCCACCTTGAGGTGGTGCTCGTGGCCGCCATCCTCTTGGACCCAGAAGCGCTTGTAGGTCACGGGCTCCTTGGTGGGCCTGGAGACGGAGCCCTGGCGGACGGGTGGCGGACGGCCGTTGGCGGTGTCGACGCCGTTGGCGACTCGAGCCGCCTTGACAATGTCTCCGTTGGCCTGGGCCTTGGCCGCGGGGTCCTTGCTGGAGCCAAACATGCTGCTCAGACGCGACGTCATGGTTGGTTTTCTGGGCTTCAGGAGAGCTTCGGCAGCAGCTTGCACGCCGTGCGCTCCAGACTGGTGAAGCACGGGAGGGGGCAGCGCGGGCGCATCCGGCATGGAATGCAGTGACGACGCCGTCGAGGCCGTCGGAGAAGGCGAGACGGCGGGTTTTGAGGTCCCACTGGGTGGGCTGGCGGTGGTCGGGGCCGCCATGTGCTAGAATTTGCGTGCTGTGCTGGCCGGCGCGGCTAGCAAGGAAAGGTGGGCCGAAGACCGGGGACGGGCAGCAAGGTGGGCGTGGGATCAGAGACGCACGTGTCTCGCGGGCAAGCGGCCCAGGGTGTTATTGTATCGCCTTCAGCACGGCGTACGTTCGGCGGCGGTGGGTGGTGGAGATGAGATTCGGGAGAGTGTGCTGCGCGTGCGAGCTCGTGTATCGCGAAAACACGGTGAAGGCCGAGGGGAGGCCGTCGCCGGGGCGAACGGGGGAGCTGCCGTGCAGAGATGGGcgctgggtgctgggtgctgggtgctgggtgctgggtgctgggtgctgggtgctgggtgctgggtgctgggtgctgggtgctgggtgctgggtgctgggtggACCTCGACCGCTGAACGCTGTCTGTGAGGCCGAGGGGGGGGCGATTACCAACGCGCGCGCAACTCGTGCAGAAGCCGCAGAGCAGTCGGTCACTGGTCACTGGTCACTTGCAGCAGGCGCGCGCACCGGAGCGGGTGgctgctgtggctgtggctgtgtcGGGGGCCAAGGAAGGATCGGTGGAGGATGTCGTTGGATCACTTGGATGGGCAGGTGCGCCGGGAAGCGGGCAGCGGGCAgcgggcagcagcagcgacgCTTCCGCAGGCGGGCCTGGGGGGAGGGCGCGATTGTCTTGGAACAGCAGACGAAGCTCGCAGGCGTCAGACAACGAACGCGGCTGCGCTCGGGGGAATAGATATTTCGCTGGAACCAAACGGCCCTGTGTGCGGGAGCTTGCACTGCCTCGACCCTCTCGTGGTCGCCAGCTTCCCTTCCAGTTAGACTGCGCGATTTTCCCATTGGGAGTCCCCTCATTATTCGTCGTGCCGACCAGCTCATCTCGCATTTTCAAGGCACAGAAACCCGCGGGATGCGGTCGTCTAGACGCTGGCTCATAGTCTCGTAGTCTCGTAGCCTCGTAGCCTCGTAGCCTCGTAGCCTCGTACACGCCGTCCAGCTGTAGCTGGCCGTCACGCTGCACATCCGGATGCTCCCTCTCGTTACGCAATGCGGCAAACGGTCCTTGCAGCGCTGACATGTTCTTTCTTGAGCACCGCTCCCGTCGACGAGCACGACATCATGTGCGCTGTAGCCATTGATGCCAGGATCCATTATCAAAAGAAATGCCTGCCAGCACTGAGCAGCCGCCCTAGCTTCCATGGCCGTAGGTATCATTACGACAGACTCGAAGACATGTCCGTCCATCCGCCTCCTGTAGCTGCAGGCACAACACCGCTGTCTGCTTGGTGACGCACGTCAAGTCGCTCCTCGTGCGCGTCAGCCGTAGCCTCGGCAGCAAGGCATGCCTTCCTCACACGCCCTGCCTCCTCTCATGCTGCGTCGTCTTCAGCTGGGAAACACGCATGGCAGGTGCCCATCCCGGCTGCCACGCCGGCAAACGTCTCGGGCCTGCAGGGATTGCTTTGTAATGTAGCAAATGGGACGCTGCATCACAAACTGCCACTGCGCCGGAGTCGTCCGTCCGCTCGCAACGGTTGCCCACTTCCGCTCCCTGTGCCCCGCATTGCCCCTCCACGCTGGGAGCGAACACCTCACACCGCAACTCAAAAGCCCCGCGTGCGTGCCATCTGAGAAGCAAGGCGGCTGGCCACGCAAGGGTGGCGGCTCGAGTCTGCCACATGGACGGCACGTCGACTGCTGCCGTGCACCGTCAACAACCTGCAGCAGGCGAGGCTTGTGGGCCAACAGCTGCCCTGAATCCAACCCACACCCTCGCACTGACCACGCGTGAGATACCATGCGTCTGGGTAGAACCGTTTGCCTGGCTACACAGTGCAGGGGTTGTGCGTGCCGAGTGTGCCTTCATTGGCTGCTGGCAAGCAAAAGCTACACCGACCTCAGAACTTGGTTTACCTTTAATAAGACTACACACATATTCCGCACAGGAGCCACCACCTTACGTTAACCTTGCTTCTTCACATCAGCACGGGTGCCCGCTCCAAGACACATCCAATCCATGGCTACAGTGCTGCACTCGCACTGCTGTCCCCTCTTGCAGATCAGCTCTTGAGCGATTTTCCACAACCACTCACACGCCACCTTGCACATGGCCGGATCGCACCTTGCCTGCAGCTCTCATTCCGTTGGTAATGAGCTGCACAAGCTGCAGTTGCACGACTTGCTTGACGTAAAGTCTATGCAGCCAGCCGGCTCGTGCCTGCTCGACTCGGCATCATTGGCGGGTTTCCTGCTAACGGGATCTTACAGGTATCACGACGACGGCCCGTGTGGAAGCATGAGCTGCTACACCAGTACACACGCAACGTTGTCCAACGATCTCTTGGTGAACATCAAACAAGACGAGTGATCAAATGCGCACTTCAGATCACGCTCTCTTCCCCTTGCAATGCCCTGACCTTCATCTGGGCGAATCCTCTCTTTTCTTTGGGTGGTTCTCGTAAGAAGATGCTGAGTCAGTCGTGTGTCCGCTCTATATAGAATAAGTAAGAATGCAACGCTGATGCAATACCAACGCCTCCACGGCCCAAATACCACTCTACTTACAACggaaagaaaaaaaaagaaaaaaaagaaaaaaaaaccAGTACCCCCCAACACCACTCTCCTACACAACCCCTCACCCGCTTTCCTCCCCCTCGCTCACCCTCAACGTCTCCTCATTATCCCAATCCCACCCCCTACAGACCTCGCTCTCGCCCTCCAGCGCAAACATCTCCTGCTGCACCACCTCCGTCGTCTCGCTCTCGCCATCCCACTGCTCCTCGCTCTCCTCCGACACATACACCTCGCTCATACACGCGCGCAGGAAACTCGCGTAAAACGCCCCGTCGCGCGCCTGCCTCTTCTTGCACAGCACCGCCGCGTCGCGCGTCGCGTGCGCGTGGAAGTGGCAGCTGTCGCGTATCTCCTCCTTGAGCTTGAGGCGGGATACGCGCTTCAGCGGCGTCGTGGTCAGGAGCATGTCGACGAGGAAGTCCTTGGGCAGCTCGTCTAGCTTGGAGCGCTTCAGCTTGGTTAGGTCGCGGTACACGGCGGCTTCTTGCACGAGGTAGCGGCACAGTGGCGCGTGCGAGGGGAGACCCGCGTACAGCTCCTGGTACGGCGGCCAGAGGTCGCGTTGCCCCTTTTTGTCGCGGTTGTAGTTCTGCAATTCTACCAGCAGCGTCATGCAGTCTTCGCGCAGCTGCGGGATGTCGTAGGTGCTGGCCAGTGTGGACAGGCCGATGAAGGTGCGGAAGTAGGGGTGGTTGGTTTGGAAGAGGAATTCCTTGGTGTCGAGCCATTTCGGGGTGCGGCGCGTGTCGAAGAGGGCTTCGATGCTCATGGCGTCGTCCTCGCCGTCTACCAGCCCCGTGGGTGCGTGGTCCCCGCCGGGTCCTGCTTCCAGGTCGATGATCTCCTTGCCCTTGTGGAGCGTGGGCTTTGGTCGCTTGATCACGCGCTTGGGCTCTTCGCGCGTCGCTTGTCCATAGAGCCAGAACTGGAAGAGTTTGATCGTTGATTCGGTGACATGCGGGAGGTGGATCGCTCTCTCTTCGCTCTCGGCTACCAGGCCTTCGCATGCATTTCGAAAGTATCGCGAGTGTGCGCAAAGAAGATCCTTGTGCAGCATGAACgacttcttctcttcctcaTCGTCGCCTATTGTTATCCCAACCAGAGTTTGGTCGATGGCTCTGTGCCTTGCGTCAGTAGCCCGAGCCGAAGAGGTACGGTACATGCGGGTGTGGGCCCGAGCAGCAATCAACGCACAGGAAGTTGGGTCGCTTTCGCTTCTGCCCGACAGTCGGTGCTGAGTTCGTGTTGCCCATTCTGGAATTGTGGTAAATCCCTTTGAGTTTGCTCACGATTTCCATTGGTTGTGGTCAAGCGTGGAGGCGTCCGCTTGCGCGAGTTTACCGGGGCAGATCGTCAAACATGGGCCGTTCGTTGACCGGGGGAACGGGTCTAAGCGCGACGCTAGTTCACGCTTTCACTCCATTGAGTTCGTGACGTGAAGAACGAGTGTGGAGAGTTCGGTATTTCGAAGTAGTTGTAGTTCAAATTGTAAAGTGCAACATATGGTCGATATTCTAAAGTTCGAGCAGGGCTATGTACGGACCAGAGGGCCATCCACCTCAGCTGCCTCATTCCTGCTGCCTCATTCTTGCTGCGACATGTGAGTAGGGAAATTGTAGTCTGTGTAGTCAATGTGAACAAATGCGCGATCGACATATGGTACACTTTCTGGAGGCGTGTTAGCGAATGTCGCATCAGGAGCGAAAGGATGACTTACCAAGAACATACTGCAGGCTCTCTCCGAGATCGTGGCTATCCCTCAAGGCAGTATGCTCGTCAACCACAATGTCCACCTCAACGTTGAGTTTGTCGCCTGCATGGTAGGCTTG encodes:
- a CDS encoding serine/threonine-protein kinase HAL4/sat4, which gives rise to MAAPTTASPPSGTSKPAVSPSPTASTASSLHSMPDAPALPPPVLHQSGAHGVQAAAEALLKPRKPTMTSRLSSMFGSSKDPAAKAQANGDIVKAARVANGVDTANGRPPPVRQGSVSRPTKEPVTYKRFWVQEDGGHEHHLKVAKRQEKLSDMFQNLMLGKKKEDNPADQPLSLMSNWVDVMRNEKEKLAEAKHSPNNLPQTLVQKYGKCQEVVGRGAFGIVRVAHKQDPKDSRREQLYAVKEFKQRPNESAKKYQKRLTSEFCISSSMQHPNVITTLDLLQDEKGVYCEVMEYCSGGDLYTLVLAAGQLEVAEADCFFKQLMRGVEYMHEMGVAHRDLKPENLLLTTHGSIKITDFGNGECFRMAWEKEAHMTAGLCGSAPYIAPEEYVDKEFDPRAVDVWACGIIYMALRTGRHLWRVAQKGEDEFFDRYLEDRKEEEGYRPIEVLRRRQCRNVIYSILDPIPARRLTAHQVLASEWVSEIKVCHAGNEGF